In the Flagellimonas sp. MMG031 genome, one interval contains:
- the msrB gene encoding peptide-methionine (R)-S-oxide reductase MsrB, with protein MGKRLLLIALVVLTGCKGNSQEEKKETEKETTFKVNKTDAEWRAELTDMEYYVLRKAATENAFSSELLDIKEKGTYVCAGCGTPLFKSEHKFDSGTGWPSFDREIEGNVAYDVDYKIGVARTEEHCAVCGGHLGHVFNDGPRNTTGKRHCINGAALDFIPDNP; from the coding sequence ATGGGAAAAAGATTGCTATTGATTGCATTGGTAGTTTTGACCGGATGCAAGGGAAACTCACAGGAAGAAAAAAAGGAGACCGAAAAAGAAACCACTTTTAAGGTGAACAAAACGGATGCCGAATGGCGTGCCGAGCTTACCGATATGGAATACTACGTGCTGCGCAAGGCCGCCACAGAAAATGCTTTCTCCAGTGAACTATTGGACATTAAGGAAAAGGGCACCTACGTATGTGCCGGTTGTGGCACTCCCCTGTTCAAGAGTGAGCATAAATTCGACTCGGGAACCGGATGGCCCAGTTTTGATAGGGAAATCGAGGGCAATGTGGCCTACGACGTGGATTATAAAATAGGAGTGGCCCGTACCGAAGAGCATTGCGCCGTGTGCGGAGGACATTTGGGGCACGTGTTCAACGATGGTCCACGGAATACCACTGGAAAAAGACATTGCATCAATGGAGCCGCGCTTGATTTTATTCCGGATAACCCATAA
- the glgB gene encoding 1,4-alpha-glucan branching protein GlgB yields the protein MSKVVPHSFFTEFDIDLFKSGKHFRLYDKLGSHLTEVDGVKGTYFAVWAPSAKSVSVIGDFNYWTVGEHQLNVRWDSSGIWEGFIPGVDKGIKYKYKIQSHNNDIWTEKADPFARFCEQPPQTASLVWDDKYKWKDSGWMETREEKNALDKPYSVYEVHLGSWKKKNGWQSLSYLEMAKELADYVEEMGFTHVEFMPVMEYPYDPSWGYQLTGYFAPTSRFGKPEDFKVLVDALHQRGIGVILDWVPSHFPEDAHGLGFFDGSHLYEHPDRRRGYHPDWKSLIFNYGRNEVRAFLISNAIFWLDQYHVDGLRVDAVASMLYLDYSREDGEWEPNIYGNNENLEAISFLQEMNQEVYASFKGVQTIAEESTAFTGVTKPVHYGGLGFGMKWMMGWMHDTLEFFKKDPIHRSYDLNSISFSLTYAFTENFMLPFSHDEVVYGKQSLLYRMPGDEWQRFANLRLLYGYMFTHPGGNLLFMGGEFGQSSEWNFQESLDWHLTQYDFHSGIQEVIKDLNKLYKTSPALYEKQFQPEGFQWIEYNDQENSVISYIRKGNDPKDDLIIVCNFTPVPRENYRVGVPKSTTLKLVFNSDDKKYSGSGMGKKTMKPSKTSWNGQEQSVLMNLPPLGVVVYR from the coding sequence ATGTCAAAGGTAGTTCCACACAGTTTTTTTACGGAGTTTGATATCGATCTTTTTAAATCTGGAAAGCATTTTCGCCTGTATGACAAGTTAGGGTCGCACCTCACCGAAGTCGATGGGGTGAAAGGGACGTATTTCGCTGTTTGGGCACCTTCGGCAAAGTCGGTCAGTGTAATTGGCGATTTCAACTATTGGACTGTTGGAGAGCACCAATTGAATGTGCGCTGGGACAGCAGCGGAATCTGGGAGGGTTTTATTCCGGGAGTTGACAAAGGAATCAAGTACAAATACAAAATACAATCCCATAACAACGATATCTGGACCGAAAAGGCGGACCCTTTTGCCCGTTTCTGCGAGCAGCCTCCACAAACGGCATCCTTGGTCTGGGACGATAAATACAAATGGAAGGACAGCGGCTGGATGGAAACCCGTGAAGAAAAGAACGCATTGGACAAACCGTATTCGGTTTATGAGGTCCATTTGGGCTCTTGGAAAAAGAAGAATGGTTGGCAATCGCTGAGTTATTTGGAAATGGCAAAGGAATTGGCCGATTATGTGGAGGAAATGGGCTTTACCCATGTGGAGTTTATGCCGGTTATGGAGTACCCGTACGACCCCTCATGGGGTTATCAACTAACGGGTTACTTTGCGCCGACCTCGCGTTTTGGCAAGCCTGAGGATTTTAAGGTTTTGGTAGATGCCTTGCACCAAAGAGGCATTGGGGTCATTCTGGATTGGGTGCCATCCCACTTTCCCGAAGATGCCCACGGCTTGGGCTTTTTCGACGGATCTCACCTGTATGAACATCCAGATAGACGAAGGGGTTATCATCCCGACTGGAAAAGTTTGATATTTAACTATGGACGTAACGAAGTACGGGCATTTTTGATCAGCAACGCCATTTTTTGGCTCGACCAGTACCATGTGGACGGCCTTCGGGTAGATGCAGTGGCTTCCATGCTCTATTTGGATTATTCCCGTGAAGATGGGGAATGGGAGCCAAATATTTACGGAAACAACGAAAATTTAGAAGCCATATCCTTCCTGCAAGAAATGAACCAAGAGGTCTATGCCAGTTTTAAAGGGGTACAGACCATTGCCGAAGAATCCACTGCCTTCACAGGCGTGACCAAACCTGTACATTACGGTGGGCTGGGTTTTGGCATGAAATGGATGATGGGCTGGATGCACGATACCTTGGAGTTCTTTAAAAAAGACCCGATCCATCGCTCGTATGATTTGAACTCCATAAGTTTTAGCCTTACCTACGCCTTTACGGAAAATTTTATGCTGCCCTTTTCCCATGATGAGGTTGTGTACGGCAAACAATCCTTACTGTACCGAATGCCGGGCGATGAATGGCAGCGTTTTGCCAATTTGAGGTTGCTTTATGGTTATATGTTTACCCATCCTGGAGGTAATTTGTTGTTCATGGGAGGTGAATTTGGACAGTCCTCCGAATGGAATTTTCAGGAAAGCTTGGATTGGCATTTGACCCAATACGATTTTCATTCGGGAATACAGGAGGTCATCAAGGACCTGAACAAACTGTACAAAACAAGTCCGGCACTCTATGAGAAACAATTCCAGCCAGAAGGTTTTCAGTGGATTGAGTACAACGACCAAGAGAACTCTGTGATTTCGTACATTCGGAAAGGCAACGACCCAAAGGACGACTTGATCATTGTTTGCAACTTCACCCCGGTCCCAAGGGAAAATTATAGGGTAGGGGTGCCAAAAAGCACTACGCTTAAATTGGTTTTTAACAGTGATGACAAAAAATATTCGGGAAGTGGCATGGGCAAAAAGACCATGAAACCCTCCAAGACCTCTTGGAACGGGCAGGAACAGTCCGTTTTGATGAATCTACCGCCATTGGGCGTGGTCGTATACCGATAA
- the aroQ gene encoding type II 3-dehydroquinate dehydratase yields MKLIIINGPNLNLLGKREPEIYGSTTFEDYFATLQSKFPEVELSYYQSNIEGEIIAKIQEVGFDYDGIILNAAAYTHTSVGIGDAVKAVESPVIEVHISNTHEREAYRHVSYIAPVAKGVILGFGLQSYDLAIQSFLG; encoded by the coding sequence ATGAAATTAATCATCATCAACGGACCCAACCTCAACCTCTTGGGAAAGCGTGAACCCGAAATCTACGGGAGTACCACTTTCGAGGACTATTTTGCAACGCTTCAATCTAAATTTCCCGAGGTAGAACTGTCATACTATCAATCCAATATTGAAGGGGAAATTATTGCTAAAATTCAAGAAGTAGGGTTCGATTACGATGGTATCATTTTAAACGCCGCTGCCTACACCCATACCTCCGTTGGTATCGGTGATGCAGTTAAAGCTGTGGAATCTCCGGTAATCGAAGTGCATATTTCCAACACGCATGAGCGCGAGGCATATCGCCATGTATCCTACATAGCACCGGTTGCTAAAGGAGTGATTCTTGGGTTTGGCCTGCAGAGTTATGATTTGGCCATCCAGAGTTTTTTAGGCTAG
- a CDS encoding DUF3817 domain-containing protein, whose protein sequence is MLKIFRATAILEGISYLLLFGMTMPLKHWADIPEPNQVVGMAHGILFILYVVVAIVFCWERKWKLRRFVILFIASLLPFGTFYADKKYLKELA, encoded by the coding sequence ATGCTTAAGATTTTTAGGGCCACTGCTATTTTAGAAGGTATTTCCTATCTACTCCTTTTCGGAATGACCATGCCGTTGAAGCATTGGGCGGATATTCCTGAACCAAACCAAGTGGTTGGGATGGCACATGGAATATTGTTTATTCTATACGTAGTGGTGGCCATTGTTTTTTGTTGGGAACGCAAATGGAAACTCAGAAGATTTGTTATACTTTTTATAGCCTCCCTCCTTCCCTTCGGGACGTTTTATGCTGACAAAAAGTACTTGAAGGAACTAGCCTAA
- a CDS encoding glycoside hydrolase family 31 protein — translation MITNTEIARTGNQFPNHIVDFKQENDKLYFTTQNGVILQVTILRDSVVRFRYATEHVFEPDFSYAISEDVNLGYNELTVEDEIPEYVITTAKIKIYINKTNLKVQIVDLDGVILAEDELGFHWEENFDYGGNVVKMSKICHAGESYYGMGDKASHTNLKGKRVNNWVTDSYAYGKDQEPLYKSIPFYVGLKESIAYGIFFDNSFSTYFDFANEKRNVTSFWADGGEMNYYFFYGPKMKDVVESYTDLTGVPELPPLWALGFHQSKWSYFPEDKVRDIASTFRKLKIPCDAIYLDIDYMEGFRCFTWNNQHFPNPKKMIAEMAEDGFKVVTMIDPGIKIDRDYWVYQQAMDHGYFCRRADGPHFKGKVWPGECKFPDFTNPEVREWWAGLYKEMIADMGVSGVWNDMNEPAVMEVPTKTANLDVRHDYDGHPCSHRKAHNVYGMQMVRATYEGVKKYMFPRRPFVLTRAAYAGTQRYCATWTGDNVATWEHLWIANVQMQRMCMSGYSFVGSDIGGFAEQPNGELFARWMQLAVFHPFCRVHSSGDHGDQEPWSFGEEITDIVREFIELRYQLMPYLYTMFYNYIKQGFPMLQSLVFYDQEDQQTHFRTDEFIFGKQILVCPVQEPNAQGRRMYFPKGNWYNYWTDELNEGGIERWVSAEIHRMPLFIKEGAMIPKYPVQQYIGEKEIEKLVIDVYYKEGTENSQVYEDQQEGYDYKKGRFSLRRFKLTGKKNELIIQQFKDGNYITPYKNFKMSFHGLPFKIDSVELDNEEVNLDDIKLNGNNSIEVSKDFTELHIFGK, via the coding sequence ATGATAACCAATACAGAAATAGCCAGAACGGGAAATCAGTTCCCTAACCATATAGTCGATTTTAAACAGGAAAACGACAAACTATACTTCACCACCCAGAACGGGGTCATTTTGCAAGTCACCATTCTAAGGGACAGCGTTGTCCGATTCAGATATGCCACCGAGCACGTTTTTGAACCCGATTTTTCCTATGCCATCAGTGAAGATGTGAACCTTGGGTATAATGAGCTTACCGTGGAAGATGAGATTCCGGAGTACGTGATCACCACGGCCAAGATCAAGATCTACATCAACAAGACCAACCTCAAGGTGCAGATTGTAGATCTGGATGGGGTAATTTTAGCGGAGGACGAGCTTGGTTTCCATTGGGAGGAGAACTTCGATTATGGGGGCAATGTGGTGAAAATGAGCAAAATTTGCCATGCAGGTGAAAGTTACTACGGTATGGGAGACAAGGCCTCGCACACCAACCTGAAGGGTAAACGGGTGAACAACTGGGTAACCGATTCCTATGCCTACGGCAAGGACCAAGAACCTTTGTACAAATCCATTCCGTTTTATGTAGGGCTCAAGGAAAGCATTGCCTATGGGATATTTTTTGACAATTCCTTCAGCACCTATTTTGATTTTGCCAACGAGAAGCGGAACGTAACCAGTTTTTGGGCAGATGGTGGGGAAATGAACTATTATTTCTTCTATGGACCCAAAATGAAGGATGTAGTGGAATCTTATACGGATTTGACGGGCGTTCCTGAGCTTCCACCACTATGGGCCCTTGGGTTTCATCAATCCAAATGGAGCTATTTTCCAGAGGATAAGGTGAGGGATATTGCATCAACTTTTAGAAAACTGAAGATTCCGTGTGACGCCATTTATCTGGATATCGATTATATGGAAGGGTTCCGCTGTTTCACTTGGAACAACCAACATTTCCCCAATCCGAAGAAGATGATAGCGGAAATGGCGGAAGATGGCTTTAAGGTGGTTACCATGATTGATCCGGGCATCAAAATAGACCGCGATTATTGGGTATACCAACAGGCCATGGACCACGGATACTTTTGTAGAAGGGCAGATGGACCGCATTTTAAGGGAAAAGTATGGCCCGGGGAGTGTAAATTCCCTGATTTTACCAATCCAGAAGTACGGGAATGGTGGGCCGGTCTTTACAAAGAGATGATTGCCGATATGGGCGTGAGCGGTGTTTGGAACGACATGAACGAACCTGCTGTAATGGAAGTGCCCACCAAAACGGCCAATCTCGATGTACGCCACGATTACGATGGGCACCCATGTAGCCACAGAAAAGCACACAACGTTTATGGCATGCAGATGGTAAGGGCCACTTACGAAGGGGTCAAAAAATACATGTTTCCTCGACGTCCCTTTGTGCTTACTAGGGCGGCCTATGCTGGTACCCAGCGTTACTGTGCCACTTGGACGGGCGATAATGTGGCCACTTGGGAACATTTATGGATTGCCAATGTACAGATGCAGCGCATGTGCATGAGCGGATATTCTTTTGTAGGTTCCGATATTGGTGGATTTGCCGAGCAGCCCAATGGAGAACTTTTTGCCCGTTGGATGCAATTGGCGGTGTTCCACCCCTTTTGCAGGGTACATTCCAGTGGTGACCACGGCGATCAGGAGCCATGGTCGTTTGGAGAGGAGATAACCGATATTGTCCGGGAATTTATCGAGTTGAGGTATCAATTGATGCCCTATCTCTACACCATGTTCTACAACTACATTAAACAGGGCTTTCCCATGTTGCAGTCCTTGGTGTTTTACGATCAAGAGGACCAGCAAACGCATTTCCGTACGGATGAATTCATCTTTGGAAAACAAATATTGGTCTGTCCCGTGCAGGAACCCAACGCACAGGGCAGAAGAATGTACTTCCCAAAGGGAAATTGGTACAACTACTGGACCGATGAACTCAACGAAGGCGGTATCGAAAGATGGGTTTCTGCGGAAATCCACCGAATGCCACTGTTCATCAAAGAAGGGGCTATGATCCCAAAATACCCTGTGCAGCAATACATAGGGGAAAAGGAAATCGAAAAGCTTGTTATCGATGTTTATTATAAGGAAGGAACCGAAAATTCCCAGGTGTACGAAGACCAACAAGAAGGATACGATTATAAAAAAGGCCGTTTCAGCTTGAGGCGATTCAAATTGACAGGAAAGAAAAACGAATTGATCATCCAGCAGTTCAAGGACGGTAACTACATTACCCCGTACAAGAATTTTAAGATGAGTTTCCACGGTCTGCCCTTTAAGATTGATTCCGTAGAGTTGGATAACGAAGAGGTGAATCTGGACGATATCAAACTGAATGGAAACAACTCCATTGAAGTAAGCAAGGATTTCACGGAACTTCACATTTTCGGAAAATAA
- the msrB gene encoding peptide-methionine (R)-S-oxide reductase MsrB — protein MKNKYGVNKSEEEWKQQLSPEEYYVLRQKGTERPYTGKFDLHFEDGNYHCKACNAKLFESEHKFESGCGWPSFDQAVEGAIEYIRDTSHGMVRTETVCANCGSHLGHVFNDGPRETTGQRYCINSVSIDFDPEG, from the coding sequence ATGAAGAACAAGTATGGTGTCAATAAAAGTGAAGAAGAATGGAAACAGCAACTTTCCCCTGAGGAGTATTATGTTCTGAGGCAAAAGGGTACCGAACGGCCCTATACCGGAAAGTTCGACCTTCATTTTGAAGATGGCAATTACCACTGTAAAGCCTGCAATGCCAAACTTTTTGAAAGTGAGCACAAATTTGAAAGCGGTTGTGGTTGGCCCTCTTTTGATCAGGCTGTTGAAGGCGCCATCGAGTACATTCGCGATACCAGCCATGGTATGGTACGCACCGAAACGGTCTGTGCCAACTGCGGTAGCCATTTGGGACATGTTTTTAATGATGGGCCTCGGGAAACCACGGGGCAACGGTACTGCATCAATTCAGTGAGCATCGATTTTGACCCAGAAGGTTAA
- a CDS encoding M48 family metallopeptidase has translation MKKIVLIAVAFLMVSACKTNPFTGKSTLNFYSNSQMFPMAFAQYDQFLESNKVVKGTSEAEMIQRVGQRIASAAERWLDANGYPGYLKDYKWEYNLVQDETVNAWCMPGGKIVFYTGILPITQNETGVAVVMGHEVAHALADHGAQRMSAGTLQQIGAVAGNVAIQDPEKRNMFNQAYGIGSQVGVMLPFSRSHETEADRIGLQIMAIAGYDPSEAAELWKRMKAKSGGQAPPEFLSTHPSNDTRINNLTAWAPAAKQEARKFGVTSFK, from the coding sequence ATGAAAAAAATAGTTTTGATAGCGGTGGCTTTCCTCATGGTATCGGCTTGCAAGACCAATCCGTTTACAGGAAAGAGTACCCTTAATTTTTACTCCAATAGTCAAATGTTCCCCATGGCATTTGCCCAGTACGACCAATTTTTGGAGAGTAACAAGGTGGTAAAGGGAACTTCAGAAGCCGAGATGATTCAACGGGTAGGGCAACGCATTGCTTCTGCCGCTGAACGCTGGCTGGATGCCAACGGTTACCCAGGATACCTTAAGGATTACAAATGGGAATATAATTTGGTTCAAGATGAGACCGTGAATGCTTGGTGCATGCCGGGTGGTAAGATTGTTTTTTACACCGGAATATTACCGATTACCCAGAACGAAACGGGCGTAGCGGTTGTAATGGGCCATGAGGTGGCACATGCCTTGGCCGACCATGGTGCGCAACGTATGAGTGCGGGAACCTTACAGCAAATTGGTGCCGTGGCAGGGAATGTGGCGATCCAAGACCCAGAAAAACGAAATATGTTCAATCAAGCGTATGGCATTGGTTCACAGGTGGGGGTCATGTTGCCCTTTAGTAGAAGCCATGAAACCGAAGCGGACAGGATAGGACTTCAGATTATGGCCATTGCAGGATATGATCCCAGCGAAGCTGCCGAACTTTGGAAACGCATGAAAGCAAAATCGGGAGGACAGGCACCGCCAGAGTTTTTGAGCACCCATCCTTCCAACGACACCAGAATCAATAATTTGACGGCATGGGCACCGGCAGCCAAACAGGAAGCCC
- a CDS encoding collagen-like protein yields the protein MNKFSTILGAVIVFIFAACEGPQGPPGFDGLDGLDGAPGAPGIQGQVVEVEGVDFGYDAEANLFSTLITFSDVTNFEVFESDAVLVYRHDGVIDLSDGSTADAWTQIPQNYFLPGGTIQYVFSHTFVDLELFIDGNFDLSTLSTDFTDNQLFRIVFIPSEYAQSPDFDASNIDSVMSKLQINEGQVIQLDLQ from the coding sequence ATGAATAAGTTTAGTACAATTTTAGGAGCAGTTATCGTTTTTATTTTCGCGGCTTGCGAAGGCCCACAAGGTCCTCCGGGCTTTGACGGGTTGGATGGCCTGGATGGTGCTCCCGGCGCTCCAGGTATCCAAGGACAGGTAGTGGAAGTAGAGGGCGTTGACTTTGGCTATGATGCCGAAGCCAATCTCTTCAGTACCCTGATCACCTTTTCCGATGTGACCAATTTTGAGGTATTTGAATCGGATGCCGTATTGGTATATCGCCACGACGGGGTTATCGATTTAAGCGATGGCTCCACTGCAGATGCATGGACACAAATACCACAGAATTACTTTTTGCCAGGTGGAACCATTCAATATGTGTTTTCCCATACTTTTGTGGACCTGGAGCTGTTTATCGATGGTAATTTTGATTTATCCACCCTTAGCACGGACTTTACGGACAATCAGCTGTTCCGTATCGTATTCATACCGAGCGAATATGCCCAATCTCCGGATTTTGATGCCTCCAACATTGACAGCGTGATGTCCAAATTACAGATCAATGAAGGACAGGTAATCCAGTTGGACCTTCAATAA
- the lpdA gene encoding dihydrolipoyl dehydrogenase, translating into MSKFDIIVLGSGPGGYVTAIRASQLGFKTAIIEKESLGGVCLNWGCIPTKALLKSAQVFEYLKHAEDYGLNAKDVSHDFDAVVKRSRSVADGMSKGVQFLMKKNKIEVINGFGKLKKGKKVEVKAENGDTTEYSADHIIIATGARSRELPSLPQDGKKVIGYREAMTLEKQPKKMIVVGSGAIGMEFAYFYHSMGTEVTVVEYMPNIVPVEDEDISKQLERNFKKSGIKIKTSAEVTKVDTSGDGVKATVKTQKGEEVLEADIVLSAVGIKTNIENIGLEDVGIATDRDKILVNDYYQTNIPGYFAIGDVTPGQALAHVASAEGIICVEKLAGMHVEPLDYGNIPGCTYCIPEIASVGLTEKQAKEKGYDLKIGKFPFSASGKAKAAGTPDGFVKVIFDAKYGEWLGCHMIGVGVTDMIAEAVVARKLETTGHEVLKAVHPHPTMSEAVMEAVADAYDEVIHL; encoded by the coding sequence ATGAGCAAGTTCGATATAATTGTTTTGGGAAGTGGTCCAGGTGGATACGTTACTGCCATCAGGGCATCACAATTAGGTTTCAAAACAGCCATTATAGAAAAGGAAAGTTTGGGAGGTGTATGTCTAAATTGGGGGTGTATCCCTACCAAGGCCCTTCTTAAATCCGCTCAGGTTTTTGAATATCTGAAACATGCCGAAGATTATGGTTTGAATGCCAAAGATGTAAGCCATGATTTTGATGCCGTTGTCAAGAGAAGCCGCAGCGTGGCCGATGGCATGAGCAAAGGGGTCCAATTCTTGATGAAAAAGAACAAGATCGAGGTCATCAATGGATTTGGAAAACTGAAAAAAGGAAAAAAAGTAGAAGTAAAAGCTGAGAACGGTGATACCACCGAGTATTCAGCGGACCATATCATCATCGCCACTGGGGCTCGTAGCCGCGAGTTGCCTAGCCTTCCCCAAGACGGCAAAAAAGTCATTGGGTACCGTGAGGCCATGACCTTGGAAAAACAGCCCAAGAAAATGATCGTGGTAGGCAGTGGTGCCATCGGAATGGAGTTTGCCTATTTCTATCACTCCATGGGTACCGAGGTTACCGTAGTGGAATATATGCCGAACATTGTGCCCGTAGAGGACGAGGATATTTCCAAACAATTGGAACGTAACTTCAAAAAATCGGGCATCAAAATCAAGACTTCCGCAGAGGTGACCAAGGTGGATACGTCTGGTGATGGCGTTAAAGCCACGGTAAAGACCCAAAAAGGCGAAGAAGTTTTAGAGGCTGACATCGTACTATCCGCAGTAGGAATCAAAACAAACATCGAGAATATTGGATTGGAAGATGTGGGCATCGCCACAGACCGTGACAAAATATTGGTGAACGACTACTACCAAACCAACATACCCGGTTACTTTGCCATTGGTGATGTAACCCCAGGACAGGCATTGGCGCACGTAGCCTCTGCGGAAGGTATTATTTGTGTAGAAAAATTAGCAGGAATGCACGTAGAGCCCTTGGATTACGGCAATATCCCAGGATGTACTTACTGTATCCCCGAAATCGCCTCTGTTGGGTTGACAGAAAAGCAAGCCAAGGAAAAAGGATATGATCTTAAAATCGGTAAATTCCCGTTTTCGGCGAGCGGTAAGGCCAAAGCCGCAGGAACCCCTGATGGTTTTGTAAAAGTAATCTTTGATGCCAAATACGGAGAATGGTTGGGTTGCCATATGATCGGTGTTGGGGTAACCGACATGATCGCAGAAGCCGTAGTGGCCAGAAAACTGGAAACCACAGGACATGAAGTACTGAAAGCAGTTCACCCTCACCCTACCATGAGCGAAGCTGTAATGGAAGCAGTTGCGGATGCTTACGATGAAGTAATCCACCTATAA